A segment of the Melospiza melodia melodia isolate bMelMel2 chromosome 24, bMelMel2.pri, whole genome shotgun sequence genome:
aaaaaaaaacagaacaattTTTCATTTAAAGTTCAGTAGAACTATAATATTTCAAGTTAAAATATTGTGGTTAATAAATTACCTTATAGGAGTAGCCTTGTTTAGAACTGAGGGGTGgacattaatttaatttaatttaatttaatttaatttaatttaatttaatttaatttaatgaagTATGTCTCTTCCGTGGAACTGTGAAATGCAGATGCCTGGgaaccagagaggagggaagttGTAGAAAGTGTTCTTTCAATTCACAGCTTCATTGTGTGCAGTCCCAGAGCTTTTTCTGGGTGGCTGGCAGTGTAAAACCTATGGCTCATAATTACAGGTCCAGTATGGCCTTCAAGGGAAAACAAATTATAGCTGCCTGTGAAGGTGGAAGTTTAATTAGAACAATGTATTTGTGGTCTGAGTTAGCAATAGTCTGAAGTACTCTGGAGTTCCCCTGGGTGACCTGGATCACTGGGAGTTTTTGGGTGTATTTCTCGTTACAGATGTGGCAAATTGAAGGACTTTCTGTTGCACCTAATTTTTCTGCAGGCTTTTTCAGGTCCAGGGAATTTTTTGGCTCAGTTAATCATTTGTGCCATCAAAACTAAGTTATTTTGCTGGTGCTGAACTGAGGTTTTATACAAACCTTCTTTCTGCTTCTACAGTTGCAGGCAGCCAGTGTCTTGTTTGTGGATAATCCTGTGGGCACTGGATTCAGTTATGTGGATGATTGTAGCTTGTTTGCCCAAAACCTTACCACAGTAGTTTCTGATATGATGGTTTTTCTTGGAGAATTCTTCAAGTGTAGACCTGAATTCCAGGTAAGTGAATTGAATTCTTGCTTACTTTtgtatttttctctgcttttcaatAGAATTCAAAAAGAATTAGAGAACAGACTTCCAGATGAGCAGTGTTTTGCTGCTAGGTAGTGTGTGGTGCAGGTATAACCACTGTCTCTTACTTTCCACATTTCAGAGTTGTATCTTGATTTTGGGGTTAGTTAGAAAAGCATTGGGGTGGATCATTGTCTGTTGAGTGGTCTGAGCAGCATATACAGATCACAGCTGCTTACAGTTCTAAAATGCTTCAGAACCAACCCCAGCAAATCACCAGGATGTTATGGAAACCTAATGTACAgcttaaaataagaaaaacattAAATGTCTGATGGTGAGAGGTGAACAACCAGTGCCTGGGTCCTGTGGGGTGTGGGAGATAGTTGGAGGCATCTTCTGCCCTCCATGCAATGAGTTCCTTGTGTGGTTTTTCTCTCCCCAGACCATCCCATTCTACATATTTTCTGAATCTTATGGAGGTAAAATGGCTGCTGGGGTTGCTTTAGAGCTGCACAAGGTAAGTACTTGGAGGATACAGTTCACTTTTCACTTTAAAACAGGTTCTACAAGTACTTTTATTTTCTGGATTACGCTGTCCCTATTGCCTAATTCTCAGAGCTACTTACTTTTTTCACTTCATGAAAACTGATTCTAGAGTTATGAATAGCTAAAATTTAAttcttggtgttttgttttgtttttcctcttacTCATGAAGGCTGTTCAAAAAGGGACCATAAAGTGCAATTTTATGGGTACTGCTCTTGGAGACTCATGGATTTCTCCTTTGGGTATGTTTAAATTCCTCACTCTGTGGATGATTTattgttattttgtttttgttgggtGTTGGAATCATTGCATGAGTGCCTGAAGTCAAAAAGGCCATCCCTGCCCTAAGTGAATTGACTCTCCAGTGAGTCTGGTAAATCAGAAATAAATGCTGCAGCCTTGCAAGTCTTCTTGTGATTGAAGAGTCTCTCTTTAGAATGTGTCTAGATTAGGAAAAGCCAGAGAGCAGGATTAGCGAGGAGGACACTTGCATCTGAAGTGGAGGGATGGTAAAATGTCCCTACACATCTCCTCAGCCTCTGAGGTGTTTTGTGAGAGTCCTGTGCTGAAATGTGACCACCAAGTGATTCACAAGGCTGCAAGTGAGATTTGTGTCTGGTGGAGGATAAAAACCAAATGAAAGGGCTCTTGGTGCTTCAGTGCTATTGGCAGGGGCAGGCTTCACAGATTCTCTGCAGCACAGAACAACCAAGCAAACTCTTATCTGTCTGCCATCAGCTGATCCTTCAGAATTTACAAGCAAAGTTGTCATAAAATAGATCTGGTTTATAACTCAGTTTTTCTCTTGTGACTTCTCAAACAGATCAGTTTAGATAACTCCCATCCTCTTGTTAGACCTCTGGCAAtgtgctgcagtgctggggggGAACATTTTGGTAGAAACATGTTGGTTGCTTGAAATAAATTTCACTGATTAACTCATAGGGTTTAAATGATGTTGCAGGATTTGTAAAGAACTTGCTCTGTGGTACATAACCTTAGGGTTAAACAGAGCTTACTGATTAATTTTTACTGATTAATTAATctccatttattttattgttgCCCCACTAAAGGAGAAGTAAGTTACATCTTACATCAATGATTGATTGTCAGTTTGATGTTTGAAATCTGTTCTGTTTGTTTAGACTCTGTGCTGTCCTGGGGGCCCTACCTTTACAGCACTGTAAGTACCTTAAACTCCTGGTCCTCACCTGATCCCTTGTGCTGCCATACAATACAAATGGGTGTTGAATTTTAAGATTACCTCTTGGCCTGAATAAAAGCTTGAAAGCATGGAGGTTGTTAGCAATAGATGGATGTGGAGTTGTAATTGAAGCTCTCCTTCTTTGTGTTTGTCTTCCAGTCTCTCCTGGATGATAATGGTCTGGCAGAGGTGACTGCTGTTGCCAAAGAAATAATGGATGCAATAAATAAAAATCAGTATGGGCTGGCTACTGAGCTCTGGGGCAAGGCTGAAGGTGTCATTGAAGAGGTGAGATCTCTGACTAACATTAAGAACTAactgctgcctggggaggcacaggattTCAACTTATCCTTTCTATGAGTGCTGAGCTGGCATGGAATTCTTCCACTCTCTGCCCAGTCATTTTTGCCAGGATTTGTTGTATCCCAGTGCTGATACAAAGGAGTgtttgctgtgccctgctgggagagtGACAGAGAAAGAGGGCAGGACAGCCCTTGTGGTCTTCCAGAATTGCACTGAGGTTTCAGCAGACAACTCTAGTCTTCCTGATTCCACAGTTTCAATTTAAATAAACTAGATCTCCTGGAAAGCTTTGAATATTGAAAACTGCATCCACCAAGACATGAAGTTAAGCACGTGTCTCTATTTGAAGAACTACAATAGGTGGACAGGATGGAAAGGAACCTCAAGGTCTGTTACTGTGGGTCACTGCATCTCATTGCTTAAAAAAAATTCAGCATAGACTGGTAAAGTTTTGCTTTGGTTTCTCCTTAAAAGGTTGCTCCAAAATCTCATTCTTTGTCACATCTCATTCTTTAGTACATGTAAGGCTCTGGCTTCCTTGGACAGAAAGGTTAATCTGGGGCCACTttctgtttttttggtttgtttttttcttttctgtgattCATAACAGACAGTGCCTTGCACATAGTTGGTTTCACTTCTTGCTGTTCAGAATGAACTTTTGGTTCCTGTTTTACTTTTCAAATCCACTTGTCTTCCCCTCTCAGTGGTGATGGTGCTGGCAGGTGAAAGCACTGCAGTTCTTGTGCAGTTGTTGTTGTGAGCTGATTTCTGACCTAAGCACCAGAACTTTAAAAACTCAAAAATCAGGTGAAGCAGGGCTTCAAGAACCTGGAGTAACTTCTGTAATGGCAGCACTGCTCACGTTTGTCCTTGGGTGCAGGCAGCCTCTGTCAGCTGCATCAGAGCTGCCAGTCTGCAGTGcctgggcacatgcagctgtcaCAGCTCCAGAACAGGGGGGGCTCATGCCCAGCACCACGTGTTCCAGGAAGCATTTTGGATTTTGGAGGATTGTAGGTTGGAAGGATGTTGAGCAAGAGCAGCACCAGACCAGACCTGGCAGAAGGGGCTGTCTAAGAGCATCACCTGGCACTGCAGCTCTGTGCCATGAGTAATGCAGGGCAAGACTTCCTGTAGCTTCACATCTGCTTCAGAGGGTAAATAGCATCTCTGGCACAACCCATGTGTGAACAACACAGGCTTGAGGAATCTTCTTCCCACTTCTCAAAGCAAATGTAGAACTGAAGTTTTTCCACAAGTATCTTCCTGGTGTGCAGGTAAAGTGACAGGTCACAGGGTCCTTTATTTAggatttacttctttttttttttttcttttcaggaaaGGCTGTTCTACGTCTCTGAGAGATGTTTTTATTAGTGTTACTGAAATTATCTTGTGTTTTCAGAACACAGACAATGTGAACTTTTATAACATCTTGACAAAGGAGGTTCCAGAAGTGAAATCAGATGAACAAGAAAATCTCCATCTCAGTAAGTTGTATTTAAATACTTGAACTTCTGAGGCCCTGTGTTTCCATCCACATACCTTCAGCTTGGACAGTGGAAAGTCTCAGTTAGCACATCCTTAAAATGGATGTTGATATTCTCTTGAGCAGAACTTGTTTGCCGTTGCATAAGTAGGGACAGATAGGAATGTGGAACAGCCCTATGGATGACACCTCCACCTCTACATCCTGCACAAATTACAGCAAGGAAGCAGGCAATATAATTGCAACATTATTTCATGACCTTTTAAGTTACTTCCTCTTACTGTCTTTCATTTCTGTCTTTAAGACAGGAAACCAGAGTGTCTCATCAGTAGAAACAGGCTGATTGAATTCTTGCTCTGTGATTTTTGTGCATCAGTGTGAAAAACTGATGTGAAAAACACGTGTAGAACTTCTTTCAAACTCTTTCTGTTGGCTTCATAAGGGAAGGTGAATTGAAATCCTGAAAGTAAAACATTGCAGCTCAAAAATAACTGGTCTGTTGAGAAGAGCCAAGTGGTTAAAGCAGAaactgatgcccagaaaaagtgCAGTGTTAGCTAAAAGCAGGAATGGATGGGCTCTTCCTGTCCTAAGTAAGGGTTGACTTCAGTGGTTTCTAGTAGAAGTAAGCAAATCTTTCTCCGTGGTGTTGCAATTTCATTAGGAAAGGGTTTGTTGGCCATGATTGACACTGCAGATTGTTGTCTGTGCAGGATGGTGTGCTAAGTGTGCCACTGATCAAAGCCTGTTCCCTTTGTGCAGTGCGGCTTTACCAGCGCCATGTCAGGAAAATGCACCAGAGCAGCCTGGATGAGCTGATGAATGGGCCCATCAGAAAGAAGCTGATGATCATTCCTGACTGTGTGAAGTGGGGAGGTACTTTCCTGTCTGCTCACCTGATGAGTTCATCACCACTGTTACACAATATTGTATCCTGTAGGGGAATACTCTGGCACTGGTCACGTTCAGTTGTCATTGTCCATGGGGCTAAGGAGGGGATTTGTTCTCAGAAATGAAGATGTCGTGGGACAGGCCTGTGGGAGCAGATGTTCTGATTCTGCTGCTCGTATCTATCTTTAGCCAAGTAACTAAAAATacagggggaaggaggaagaTCCTCTGCATTTCAGGAACTGGTTTCTGTCTCTCATGCAGTCTTGCTGAAACTCCTGTCAGTTTTTCTGTGCCAGAAGTCTGGTATCTTATAATGATGGATCTTATGGAGGAGGGGGTGTAAAACAGCCTTAAAGGGCTGATGTCAGCACTCTGTGTGTGTAAATAGGAGCCAGAAGCTACAGCACTGTCTGTGAGCTCCAGTGGGAGCACAGCTGCTCCTCCTGTTCCTCAGACTGACAAATCACTGCCACTTTTGGCTAGGATTGTTTTTTGTGCAGCTGTGAACTCCATTTTAAAGCCTTTAGCCCATGCTTCTGTCCCAGCTTGGGGATACATCCTTGATCACTAAAATTTGTTTTTCTGGTTCCAACCAGGTCAGTCCAAACAGGTCTTTGACAACATGGCTGAGGACTTCATGAGACCTGTCATCGATATTGTTGATCAGCTTTTGGCAGCCAATGTCAATGTTACAGTCTATAATGGGCAGCTGGACCTCATTGTTGACACCATGGGTGAGGAACCTTTTCCCTGGGGGTGGAAACAGAACATGGGATGAGTAGAATGTGGAGCTGTCAGTATATTGATACCCAGATTTCTCCAATCTCCTGTGCAAACCTCTTATATGACTAGCAGTGTTTAAATACTACAGTCATAAATGAGCAGCACTTAGGATGTTTTGCTTATATCCCTCTGAGAGAGGCAAATCCTTTACCTCCATTATAGTGTTGAGAAATGGATCTGCCACATCAGTAATTGCTTGTTTCAGTGAAGCCAATAATTCACTTAATCCTCCTGGATAAGCAcatagatgtgtgtgtgtgtatgctcaTTCACAGGCAAAGAATGCTGGTAATTAATGAGGGAGGGTGCAGTGGAAGGGTGATCACACCTGCTCTCAGTGCAGGCTCCTGCACACTTTGGGCTTTGTTTGCTGCTTGCAAGGTGCTGGTTTGCTCCAGGGGCAGTTTGGGAGCCAGGCCAAGTGCTGCTGAAATGCCTCACAAGGCTGCTGTGCTCCCTTCTGCTGGTCTGTTCTCACTGAGTTAAAGAATCTGCAGTCACAGACTCCACAAACACCTTCCTATGCTGTGGAAGGCTGTATTCCTTGTATGTCTCTGTCCACTTAGATATTCAGATGCCCTTCATGAACAGCACAGCAATCAATAAATCCAGGAAGCATGGTATTTAGGCTGTCAAAACAGATGAGCAGTTAGTGATGCTCCAGTTTAtcacattttaatttaaaattgagctgcagttAACATGTAAATTCTTCCAGCAATTCACAGGTAGGCTAAAGCTTTGTCCCCCTTGGAGTCCTAGAATTGATCTTGTTGCTCTCTTGGCCTCCACCTTCTCTTGCAGCACCTGAAACAGAAAGCCTTTTCAGTCTCCTCTCAATGTGTGTCCAGAAACAGAGAAACAGAGCCTCTTCTGATTTCCGGGAGGGGAGCTTGTCCATGGCAGGACATTCAAGGTGTTTGAGGTGCAAAGTGAAATATGTTGGAATTTCTAGGGTTACAGAGCCTCCAAGAAGCACATGTTCAACTTGCACAATCCTAAATCCATTTCATACACACCTTCACTGGTTACTTATTCCCTTCTCCTCTGCATTGGTTTGTTTCAGTTTGGCCTGAATTTTCCTAGgcataagaaaattggttttaggATCTGAACACACAGACTCTGTCCTAACTCTGCTGTACTGGTATCCAGTTCAGGGGGTGTCCAGCTGAACTGGCCTCCCAAGCTGCTGTGGAACCAAGTATTGGTAATTTCCCAGTATTGGTAATCAGTGCTGTCTCTTATTCCCAACAGGCCAGGAGGCATGGATCCGGAAACTGAAGTGGCCTGACTTGGAGCAGTTCAGCCAGAAAAGGTGGAAGGCACTGTATGTGTCTCCAGAATCCACTGAGACTGCTGCTTTCCACAAGGCCTATAAGAACTTTGCTTTCTTCTGGATTCTCAAGGCTGGGCACATGGTAAATAATAAAGTCCTTGGGGTGGAATTAGCAAGAAGGCTGAAGATGTGTGTGTAGCTGCTGTCTGCTTCCTCACAGCAGCTGCTTATCCTGTGCTGTTCTCTGTGCTAGGTACCAGCTGACCAAGGAGAGATGGCACTCAAAATGCTCAGGATGGTGACTCAGCAGCAGCACTAGGGAGGGGAGCTCATCTGGTCTGGCTTCCTGTCCAGCAGCAGGGTTCTGCAGGAGTGTGAATCTGGATCCTAAGCCAAAGGAGGCACAGTGGCTGTTTGGGCACACAGCCTCCCTCATCTTGCTGATACTGTGCACAAGTGCTTGTGGAAAGCTGTTTTTTTCCGTGAATGAGTTATTGCTTTTGAATTTTTAAGCTGTGATTTGCTGCCTTAACCTTGTCCATAAATGACTCTTCCAGAGGGAAGTCCCCTGCCATAAAGAACAAGCCCTGAACCTTTGCCTGGGAAGGATTTTGTGCTCTTGCCCTTCCCTGAATGCTCCCTTGTCTGTTTGCACACCAAGAGTAAAACTGATTTGACTTGATTTGCTTTGTGTTCCTCTGGGAGagctgacctgaggctgtggaatgTTCCTTCCTATGTCCTCAGGCTTCACCTCTCTGGATTCAAGATGAAGCCATGGAAATGCCAGGACAGAGGACCTGCCCTAGAGGAATCACAGTCCATCTCAACTTGCTGAGGTGCCTGAATTAGGATCCAGGATTCTTCAGTTTTTCTGTgctctggagagagaaaaacatccCACAGAGGAGGATTTGTCCCTTTTCATCTGACCATGTGTTTCTTGTTTCCATTCTTCTTAATGCCCACTGCTCAAACTTTGCCTTTATCCTCAACGCCTGAAGCACATCCAGCAGGAATTCCTGCTTTTCTGTATCCTGAAGCAGAAGGCCTTTAATACCCTCTTGTACCAAAGAGTCCCAACAGACAGAAGCTTCTTAAAACCTTCTGGGTTTAGCCAGAAGGAAAGGAGCATTATTTGAGCAATAACAGCATAGTTCTGAAATATTATAGGAGTGTTTAAAGAAGGATATACAAAATCTTGATTCATgtcttttgggtattttttttttaagtcttgcAGAGACCTATTatttcaaaacttttttttttttttaatataatacataatcAAGAAGAGACTGGTCAGACATTTGACTTTTGCTATGGAGCATGAAGtagttgttttttattggtgtcTGATTGGAGGCACAACAGCTCCTTCCAGCTGTCAGCAACTCACTTACTCCAGCTACTGAAACTGTCATGAAATACCTGATAGCATTGTCTTAGCAAGAACTGAggcactgtcctggtttagggcaaatttgtgaggaaactccaaaaggggtccctctagaaagcagattcaagcccTCCCCTCTGCTGGTTTGGGAAAAGATCTACTTggagaaaagtggggaaaaaactgtttatttaacaagcaaagtattcacaagcataaaaaaaaaatgagtaatattaaacaataaaacctctctcTGTTCTGAAgggatggcaaattcaggaaggcCTTGCTGTGGGGTGTAGCTTGGCTTGCTctgtctcttatcagtccctgtGGTGCTGGAAAAGGGGGTGACCAGgcccaggtgggccacaggtgtgagctcccaGGGTTTCCTGGGTTTTcactccagagcaggtttgaacagttccaagaaaaaacaaaacacaaaacacacagtccagggaacttcactgcctcagctagctagaaAACAAAACAGCTAAAAAGGAAAGGAGAGCTCTCTCCTGCTGTCTGTCcgtgctgcagacaacacagttcaggaaagaaaaatgctgaaGCTCTCTGTCTCTGTGTTTTGAAAACAACCACCTCAGACATTTCACTGCTTCTCCTTCTCACCTCACTTCACTCTCAGATCTAgttttaaaggtgcagaacttatttctgggctgaatagacaaatggggatacaattCAGCATCATAAAGTAACCCTAGAACAGGCCCAAGTCTGTATGAGCAGTCACCCAGCAGCTGCACTATTGGTACCTGATAATTGCTTTCCTTTTTCATGTTCCCTTACTGTATTATTGAGACCTTTAGCAATGCAGATCCAGATTTGTTTTTTGAAATACTTTTTTCAATAAATAGGTCTATTTCATTTCTCTTCAGCATCACATTGATTTCACTGCTTGAAAAGGACATTATTTTCTGCTTTGGCTTTTAGGTGAACAAGAGGAGGTTGCTACCAGTGTGTAAATTTGCATATCTGCATTctttgaatattttaaaataatttccttagCAAATCAGTATGTTTTTGCCTGGGTAatgtgctggtttgggctgggatagagttaattttcttcctagtagaTAGTATGGgctctgttttggatttgtgctggagatTGCTGATAACACAGCTGTGTTCTAGTTGTGGCTGAGCAGTTCTGACCAGGCCTTTTCTGCCCTCACCAGACCCCACCAGTGAGGGGCCTTTTGGGAGCACAAGGattggaggggacacagccaggacagctgagcccAAGGGATGTCCCAGGCCAGGGGTGTCAGCCTCAGCTGGGGCAGAAGAAGgaaggggggacactggggtgatgctgttTGTCTTCCCAAATAACTGCTgtgtgtgatggagccctgcttccCTGGAGAGAGCtgcacacctgcctgcccatggaatggTGAATTCAGTGGTGAATGAACTCCTCCTTTTGATTTGCTTGATGCCTATTAAACTGTCCTTATTTCAGCatatgagttttctcacttttacccttcagTTTCTCCCCCATCTGTCTCAGGAGGAAAGTAAGTGTGCAGCTCTGTGGAGTTTGTTTGCTGCCTGGGGTTAGACCATGACAGCAGTTTGAGTTGGTCCTCAGTCCTGTTATATACAACATTCTGCATCAATCCTAAATTAATACTGTAGAGGCTGAGAGAGGAAAATAACTGAGGTGATCTCTTCAGAAAGCAGCATTTAGTGCTGTTCTCACCTCTCTTTATCAAATGGGACATTGATTCATTTGCCATGGGCTGGTGCTCAGTCACAGGCTTGAGGCATCTGTTCCTTCTCCTGCTTTGTTTTAGCTTCAGCAGGTTTTTCTGTTGGCAGAGACAGCTTGTGATGAAAAAAGATGGTGTCAAGAAGGCTGGTGGTAACGATTTGTTGGTTTTAGGGGCTATGCCAAATCTAAATGTGCTAGAATAAAAACCTATGGAGACAGGCTTTTAACTAGGGTTCATTTAAATGCAAACAACAAAGCAGCAATCTATTACCATCAAGGAAAATTTGTTTTACTCCAGTAAAGGCTTTGTCACGAGTGTGTCACAGCTCTAGATCCTCACAAAGGTAGGTCACCTGCCCAGCAGATGCTGTAAGAAATCAGTTGCTTTGAAAGGAGTTCAGGTCCTGCTGTGTATCTGATGGGCAGTGACATAATTTGTCCACTTTGATTTCATGCACTGTGCCTTTTCCAGATAAGGGCAGTCACTTTGCAAATCCATTAGAGTGATTCATTCTAAATATTAGTAGGATATTTTACAGATGCTGGATCACTCTGAAGAAAAGAGCCCAGTGTTTGTATTTCATCCTCTACAGCTGCAGGCTCTGATTGCATAGGTAGCCTGACAGCCACTGACTTACTTTGCTCACCATCAGTTTAAGTTAATGTTCACAGGAACAGATCTCTGTTAAAAATCAGTAATTCAGCATGCTGCTTCAGCATGAACAGTATAACTTTCTATAACAATCTACCTTCTCCAAGCCAGAGAAAGAAACTTAGAAGTTTCTTTCAAAGCCACAACAAAAGAAGAATGTCTGTGTACTGAAGCAAGATGGAAATCTTGGAGCACTTCTTCGTTGTCATGTTGTGTCTGTTACCCTGTAAGTATTCTTATGTATGGCAGCACAATTTTGATGTGTCACTTCTGAACTCTGAGACATATTCATGATTTTCCAGAGGGGATTCAGGAATGGAGTAGTAATTTATCTGGCCCACAAACTGATGCAGACACAGTAAGAACTTCAACAGAGCAGAGTTCTATTCTAACTCTCACAAAGTTTCTCTGAACCTGGCTTTAGCATTTGCTGTATGATAGACTTGATAGTTAAGGAGTAGTTACAGGTCTTGTGGAGGAACAAATGAACCATTTGGTCATTGCTTGGAGAGGATTTTTTCCTTTGTGGTGGGTGAGTGAGGTAGCAGAGAACCATGTTGGAGGAGAAGGGGTGTGTTAGCATGAACACCTAATGCAGCAGTTTTCAACCAGGCATCTAAAGCATTGCCAAGGAAAGCAAAGCATCCTGACAGATTTCATATATTGACCATTACTCTATACTGTGTTTAAGTAATTCAGTGGCAAGCATTAGCAAAATTGATTATTGAATTAGCTATAGCAATGATCTAAACCAGCTGGGAATACTCCTAAGCCATGTCCCACCCATAGGGGACCTCAAAACTTCCAGCATTGGTCTGAAATGCTCCTAAAGTGGCAATCTTCTGGACATGCCTTTTTTTATTCCCTCCTCCTAACCTACTTGAGGCTGGAAAATAAGGCACTATAAGGGCACAGCACTGTGTCTCAGAAGACCAAAAACACAGATTCCAGCTAATGTGTCACTGGCTCTGCTGTTCAGTATTTCCATCTCATTATTGCACAATTCTGGATGCAAAGTACACTTGTGGTAAGGCAAGCTTTAGGATGTAGGACTTGCCCAAATTTCACTTGGATGTCTTGTAGGCAAACACAAGGACAGATTCACAGGGGACTTGAAAAAACAAGGCCAGAGAGGCAAACATCACACTTTTACTGAAGCTGGTTCAAAACCAAGAGCTCATTTCTCCCCTAGTTTTTATCCTCCAGTTTCAACACCAACATTTATAGGCAGATTCTGTTCTGAATAGGGCTGTATCAGTTTTTAAATGCTGTGAATCCTCTCAGAGGCAGCTGGAATAATTCCATCTGCAAACTGTGGTGCCTAGACTTGACAATGCCTACCAGTCGTTTCTGAAGGCAGCCACAAAGGTATAAAGTTCATCTATAAAGGTGCTAGAACCAGCCTGGTTAAGCTGCTTTTCTATTGCTTCCCTGGTCCTGAAGTGTCCTTTTTAGGGCTATTTCTCTACAAGCTGTTTGCAGAGTGTCTTTGAACCAGACtcagccccacttggcctgtgGATGGTCACAGCAATAAAGATGCTGCACCTACATTCTCCTGTATAAATTTGTTCTGTCCTTTATCTCCCATTATCAGCCAGCTTGGACTC
Coding sequences within it:
- the SCPEP1 gene encoding LOW QUALITY PROTEIN: retinoid-inducible serine carboxypeptidase (The sequence of the model RefSeq protein was modified relative to this genomic sequence to represent the inferred CDS: deleted 2 bases in 1 codon); amino-acid sequence: MEEEEEGAEEAGTGGGASGRAGLAGPVTAGAEGGMGPLRAVTALSVLLLAAGVVLRQPQEPKEVWGYVEVRSKAHMFWWLYYANNPTKDFTELPLVLWLQGGPGSSGCGYGNFEEIGPLDKEMKPRNTTWLQAASVLFVDNPVGTGFSYVDDCSLFAQNLTTVVSDMMVFLGEFFKCRPEFQTIPFYIFSESYGGKMAAGVALELHKAVQKGTIKCNFMGTALGDSWISPLDSVLSWGPYLYSTSLLDDNGLAEVTAVAKEIMDAINKNQYGLATELWGKAEGVIEENTDNVNFYNILTKEVPEVKSDEQENLHLMRLYQRHVRKMHQSSLDELMNGPIRKKLMIIPDCVKWGGQSKQVFDNMAEDFMRPVIDIVDQLLAANVNVTVYNGQLDLIVDTMGQEAWIRKLKWPDLEQFSQKRWKALYVSPESTETAAFHKAYKNFAFFWILKAGHMVPADQGEMALKMLRMVTQQQH